A window from Mytilus galloprovincialis chromosome 8, xbMytGall1.hap1.1, whole genome shotgun sequence encodes these proteins:
- the LOC143042882 gene encoding zinc finger matrin-type protein 5-like, whose product MPRRYYCDFCDKSFADNPVARKNHMNGTTHQRNRKQHYDSFRDPEILLFEEINKKPCKHFLQSGTCTFFDNCRYSHLREDEKEQLRTQATEMKTKKYKRQDTKMDKNDEDLKTFLQKIERGQKFDQKEGKNIHSGVVIPKYSIPTFLQTVTNLPPSLVPPPPDSFLDLELKEWG is encoded by the coding sequence ATGCCAAGAcgttattattgtgatttttgcgATAAATCGTTTGCCGATAACCCAGTAGCAAGAAAAAATCACATGAATGGCACCACTCACCAAAGGAACAGAAAACAGCATTACGATTCATTCCGTGACCCAGAAATACTTCTGTTTGAAGAAATAAACAAGAAGCCATGTAAACATTTCTTGCAAAGTGGGACATGCACTTTTTTTGACAATTGCAGATATTCTCATCTTCGCGAAGATGAAAAAGAACAACTGAGAACTCAAGCAacagaaatgaaaacaaaaaaatataagagACAAGACACAAAGATGGACAAAAATGATGAGGATTTAAAAACTTTTCTACAGAAGATTGAGAGGGGCCAAAAGTTTGAtcaaaaagaaggaaaaaatatACATTCAGGAGTAGTGATTCCAAAATATAGCATACCAACATTCTTACAAACTGTTACAAACTTGCCACCATCCCTTGTACCGCCCCCACCAGATAGTTTCTTAGACCTTGAACTCAAAGAATGGGGATAA